A single genomic interval of Apteryx mantelli isolate bAptMan1 chromosome 21, bAptMan1.hap1, whole genome shotgun sequence harbors:
- the BARHL1 gene encoding barH-like 1 homeobox protein, translating into MEGSTGFGIDSILSHRAGSPAVPKGDPLVGDGRSPLELSPRSEGSSGCPSPRSPGRECLEAAVPRPGLDAHLQPGQGSAPSQSRTVTSSFLIRDILADCKPLAACAPYSSTNGPHGGQEPAGRIPTKPGEDFREKMEKNTSSSSSDSEYKVKEEGDREISSSRDSPPVRLKKPRKARTAFTDHQLAQLERSFERQKYLSVQDRMELAASLNLTDTQVKTWYQNRRTKWKRQTAVGLELLAEAGNYSALQRMFPSPYFYPQSLVSNLDPGAALYLYRGPSAPPPALQRPLVPRILIHGLQGGSEPPPPLPPLPGVLPRAAQPR; encoded by the exons ATGGAGGGCTCGACCGGGTTTGGGATCGACTCCATCCTCTCCCACCGAGCCGGCAGCCCCGCCGTGCCCAAGGGGGACCCGCTGGTGGGCGACGGCCGGTCCCCGCTGgagctgagcccccgctcggagggcagcagcgggtgcCCCTCGCCCCGCTCGCCGGGCCGCGAATGCCTGGAGGCGGCAGTGCCGCGGCCGGGCCTGGATGCGCACCTCCAGCCAGGGCAGGGCTCGGCTCCCTCCCAGTCCCGGACCGTCACCTCCTCCTTCCTCATCAGAGACATCCTGGCCGACTGCAAGCCCCTGGCCGCCTGCGCACCTTACTCCAGCACCAATGGACCTCACGGCGGGCAGGAGCCGGCGGGCAGGATCCCTACCAAGCCTGGCGAGGACTTTagggagaaaatggaaaaaaacaccagCAGCTCCTCTTCGGACTCGGAATACAAAG TGAAAGAAGAAGGAGACCGAGAAATCTCCAGCTCCCGGGACAGCCCCCCAGTGAGGCTGAAAAAGCCGCGCAAAGCCCGCACCGCCTtcaccgaccatcagctggcccaGCTGGAGCGCAGCTTCGAGAGGCAGAAATACCTGAGCGTGCAGGacaggatggagctggccgcCTCCCTCAACCTCACCGACACGCAGGTGAAAACGTGGTACCAGAACAGAAG GACCAAGTGGAAAAGGCAGACGGCGGTGGGCCTGGAGCTGCTGGCCGAGGCTGGGAACTACTCGGCCCTCCAGAGGATGTTCCCCTCGCCCTACTTCTACCCGCAGAGTTTGGTTTCCAACCTGGACCCCGGCGCCGCCCTCTACCTGTACCGCGgacccagcgccccccccccggccctacAGAGACCCTTGGTGCCCCGCATCCTCATCCACGGACTGCAGGGCGGCAGCGAGCCCCCGCCgcccctgccgccgctgcccggcgtcCTGCCGCGGGCCGCGCAGCCCCGgtga